Proteins from a genomic interval of Aspergillus flavus chromosome 7, complete sequence:
- a CDS encoding vacuolar sorting protein VPS1, dynamin, whose translation MSPSREEQALHQLQSQQSKLLDKIDELRAIGVGGLVELPQVIVCGNQSSGKSSVLEAISRVRFPAKSNVCTRFATEVILRRSPQPKIKVSIEPGESRINEAERQKLREFAPQAFSSDRDLPKLIEQAKECMGISNEDTANSGFSDDVLKVAISGPDKPELTLVDLPGLDYSTSRDKGAKGIEIVRGLTEKYMKNTRTIILAVISAKTDYHLQEVLNMAERFDSKRERTLGIITQPDILKADSEEEGNYLQFMRNERIHLRLGWHALRNRSFETHDISDDARDEREKIFFEQGRWASLSRDCVGVESLRRRLSSVLLQHVRRNLPSLIADIQDQIADRQRRLAKLGPARLTLQQQRGFLLDISSSFERITSQALNGMYADEFFGEFGDDTQDSQDFRRLRAVIRELNECFADAMNTRGSRRIVRELLSHFYDLDQEKKKILVTEYITREALEKEIGEQARKNRGIELPGSANQLLVGNLFRDQSKPWEGIARLHLLNTWESVKYFVYLLLRHLTDEPTYTLLVGTVLAPQLERMKDGLLNKLGELTAYTKRGHPLPIGKSFLSKIQVARTNRQIAALRKGLGLSRPFFVLKDGSESFYADDLERAASELRSSSDQFAAAEIIDQMQAYYDTSIVTFVDNIATLAIENCLLGPLERIFTSQTVNNMDDQQIRELAEELPHVQHDRQRLDQELNKLQAGLDTFNIFSTESSSLQRPSIFAKPASRHSSLSQSLDPIAIRKKTKPQSKSTQSVPTTNSPSPSVASGDNRNSNTTTASTRNVNPAFGTPTSISTSLLFSRSSSSGDSSNANNPSKEKLPFNSLGSHTWNTPRPSDGLFGPLPFSNVETTKSSAEIGQGLFLAPRFGQSSGSSSIFGFTDTTAKYDPKEPPATEGLNRTIVYQEKDGASETNMYQHICYLKGYNRYSPEVSQYSTSHPLHAHRILGLRGMAKSLTSGTPTWGLRARLEVYPCQGHLIGGFYCTLRVTFLDWSNLYEDLW comes from the exons ATGTCGCCATCGCGTGAAGAACAGGCATTGCATCAACTGCAGTCGCAACAATCCAAACTACTGGACAAAATCGACGAACTGCGCGCTATCGGAGTGGGGGGTCTTGTTGAACTCCCACAAGTGATTGTCTGTGGCAACCAGTCCAGTGGGAAGAGTTCGGTGCTCGAGGCGATTTCGCGAGTACGCTTTCCGGCCAAGAGTAATGTCTGCACGCGATTTGCGACCGAGGTGATTCTTCGTCGCAGCCCGCAACCAAAGATCAAGGTCTCGATCGAACCGGGAGAGTCGAGAATAAACGAAGCAGAACGTCAAAAACTCCGTGAATTCGCGCCCCAGGCGTTTTCCAGCGACAGGGACCTCCCGAAGCTCATCGAGCAGGCGAAAGAATGTATGGGCATTAGCAATGAGGACACAGCCAACTCAGGGTTTAGCGACGACGTTCTGAAGGTCGCAATTTCCGGTCCCGATAAACCGGAGTTGACTCTGGTTGACCTGCCTGGGTTAGACTATTCAACTAGTCGTGATAAGGGCGCAAAGGGGATCGAGATCGTCCGAGGCCTGACGGAGAAATACATGAAGAATACGCGCACCATCATCCTGGCGGTGATCAGTGCGAAGACGGATTATCACCTGCAGGAAGTCCTGAACATGGCAGAGCGATTTGACAGCAAACGCGAGCGGACGCTGGGGATTATCACACAGCCGGACATTCTCAAAGCCGACTCTGAGGAGGAAGGCAATTATCTGCAGTTCATGCGAAATGAGAGGATACATCTGCGACTTGGATGGCATGCGCTGCGTAACCGGTCCTTTGAAACACACGACATTTCCGACGATGCGCGAgatgagagggaaaagaTATTCTTCGAGCAGGGCCGGTGGGCGTCACTGTCGCGCGACTGCGTGGGAGTCGAGAGTCTCCGACGCCGGCTGAGCAGCGTTTTACTGCAGCACGTTCGCCGCAATCTTCCAAGTCTGATCGCTGATATCCAAGATCAGATTGCCGACCGGCAGCGGAGGTTGGCGAAGTTGGGACCTGCACGGTTGACCCTCCAGCAGCAACGAGGCTTTCTCCTGGACATAAGCAGCAGCTTTGAACGCATCACTAGTCAAGCCCTAAATGGGATGTATGCGGATGAGTTCTTTGGGGAGTTTGGCGATGATACGCAGGACTCTCAGGATTTCCGCCGGCTCCGAGCAGTTATCCGTGAGCTCAATGAATGCTTTGCTGACGCCATGAACACTCGTGGCTCTCGTCGGATCGTTCGAGAATTGTTGAGCCATTTCTATGACTTAgaccaggagaagaagaagat ACTGGTCACCGAATACATCACTCGTGAAGCGCTCGAGAAGGAAATTGGCGAACAGGCTCGTAAGAACCGTGGCATCGAGCTTCCAGGAAGTGCAAACCAGTTACTTGTAGGAAACCTGTTTCGAGACCAATCCAAACCGTGGGAGGGCATTGCTCGGTTGCACTTATTGAATACCTGGGAGTCAGTGAAGTACTTTGTTtacctcctcctccggcaCCTCACAGATGAGCCTACGTACACACTACTGGTGGGCACGGTTCTTGCACCCCAGCTGGAGCGGATGAAGGATGGCTTGCTAAACAAGCTCGGGGAGCTGACTGCCTATACGAAGCGCGGACATCCCTTGCCTATTGGAAAGAGCTTTCTATCGAAAATTCAAGTCGCCCGAACGAACCGCCAGATTGCCGCGCTGAGGAAGGGTCTAGGCCTTTCTCGTCCATTTTTTGTACTCAAGGATGGTTCCGAGTCATTTTATGCTGATGATCTAGAGAGGGCTGCCTCCGAGCTTCGATCGTCCAGCGATCAATTCGCAGCAGCCGAGATCATCGACCAGATGCAGGCATACTACGAT ACGAGCATTGTCACCTTCGTGGACAACATTGCAACCCTTGCCATCGAGAATTGCCTTCTCGGTCCACTGGAAAGAATATTCACCAGCCAGACTGTCAATAACATGGACGACCAGCAGATTCGCGAGCTTGCTGAAGAGCTGCCACATGTCCAGCATGACCGACAACGACTGGATCAGGAGCTGAACAAGTTACAGGCAGGTTTGGACACTTTCAACATCTTCAGCACCGAGAGCTCCTCATTACAGCGACCGTCTATATTTGCGAAGCCAGCCTCGAGACACTCGTCTCTTTCCCAAAGCCTAGATCCAATTGCCATACGCAAGAAGACTAAGCCACAGTCCAAAT CAACACAATCGGTTCCTACGACAAACAGTCCTTCCCCGTCCGTAGCGTCAGGGGACAACCGCAATAGCAACACTACGACTGCTTCAACGCGTAATGTAAACCCAGCATTCGGAACACCCACCTCCATCAGTACTAGTCTTTTGTTCAGCCGAAGCTCTAGCTCTGGAGATAGCTCCAATGCTAACAATCCCAGCAAGGAAAAGTTACCATTTAATTCCTTAGGTTCTCATACCTGGAATACTCCCAGACCCTCGGATGGACTATTCGGCCCATTGCCTTTCTCTAACGTGGAAACGACGAAATCTTCGGCAGAAATAGGACAAGGGTTGTTTTTGGCACCCAGGTTCGGTCAAAGCTCTGGTAGTTCCAGCATTTTTGGGTTCACGGATACCACTGCCAAATATGATCCCAAAGAACCCCCAGCCACGGAGGGACTCAACCG AACCATCGTCTATCAAGAGAAAGACGGTGCAAGCGAGACCAATATGTATCAGCACATTTGTTACCTCAAGGGTTACAATAGGTATTCTCCCGAGGTTAGTCAGTATAGTACATCGCATCCACTCCACGCACACCGCATTCTGGGATTGCGCGGTATGGCTAAGAGCTTGACATCAGGAACTCCGACTTGGGGACTACGCGCGAGGCTTGAGGTTTACCCCTGCCAGGGTCACTTGATAGGAGGGTTTTACTGTACCTTGAGGGTAACATTTCTTGATTGGTCTAATTTGTATGAAGATTTGTGGTGA
- a CDS encoding NACHT and TPR domain protein, with protein sequence MTVSKNQIPAIYERAIKKYQEITDEPFDVQFLAKIQNVEDLTKEIDARNNSFREFREKRGAIFEVLNAAMIPVQLFGNLAAGGASMVFPPSSLVFGAVTYLMGAAKGVSTSYDAIQDLMGTLKDFTIRLKAYSRESISDDLSNKLSDILVTLVEILALSTKTIRRGRLLKFTRNILLGSNDAIQGAMGKLDKLTRVEADLVGAETLTESKRTGRVVDGMSATVTSTHATVVETGMTVNQVNVRVNEVQEMLGTLLVSVKENKQESTEDREKALQEHVSKILRPSKTDYAQDWYDKINKARIPGTGDWVRDERIFNEWHDKHMPVMFISGNPGAGKSYIVANMINRLHELHPQGVQNTSLTSVGFFFFKDDNPGTRSFHQALRDLALQISKNDPVYLKHLATIANYEVISTLESAWRLLFLDYFVKKPNADSDVYILLDGVDEAFDEERRTFFSLAKDLYDSAEKSHLQLAVIGRPHISDQLLEGLELEVPTIHVTTQKNSRDINQYIHASIKKSVVLRRVSAKLRQEIVEKLSARAEGMFLWVNLMLQELVKKRNESSMRKALDQAPKGLKEMLRHVLLSFSTSSNEEELEFLNEILLWVTCSRQPLTLAEVESILKLKSPEGDGMIYPEGALRRQFASFFSLNREDGLTTAELQIMSTNRNGLDESDEEGEGRNADEDAFEDVENFTDFDSHKETTTVTFCHASIGDFFRDQTEGKVSDEESHVPVGVDYLHAKAHVLKTFLRIFTDKEFTKKADDGEHMLRHAAENWVHHLLTTHASDCSLEDRRDIAKMLLVALTSEESITGWIGYRGWVSTEANIRAIRQWWEDEEVLESLTPDEQEFISSTKEDPITTLKPIVMLCTKKYVADDMWLAAPVAAVVWSYQSLMKGKEVNFIEMFDPTAEEIIAAAEFGDFEKNALWYRRCAIVLRQLEYFDQALDYFSKAVELAPDMWLCKAGMAIVYSMKKEWQKAINLDEEVVQTLSAQIEANEEDSGLRASIHTSLERLGDSYQQLGNLEKRFEAYKRAQALTPYCNTCINVLLEHYGTKHDHEATIDLLQTLADTPVPDEDFSRLTQSLWDNPEEDTRYFVLAADAALATDNLDFMVESWRTAARAARKASKTVTATQLDMSLARIYSEFLHDQAKAVKRWERIMSTYASSKDETVVGFAKLKASFELAKQFLCDAVEAGIGTPQAEEAGAKLEKLCKQVKLNDESVLWTVSSMRAICLGIYYRLSGREAEARALFKPSIKRGIAILSDDDPENDMLGFLDLLNALVAAGDVKNVTAAAYHEVFGKYNVDDPEGATDNESPGDEDSNWLTCDGPCRKELPTLDDSYQCPICLDTAFCPSCVRLLEDGTMGIRKCNPKHVKDFIYVPPRPKNVASGKMLVDGQEIDFEVWKQGLKKEWGI encoded by the exons ATGACGGTTTCGAAGAACCAGATCCCCGCCATCTACGAACGGGCAATCAAAAAGTACCAGGAGATCACCGACGAGCCGTTTGACGTGCAATTTCTTGCCAAGATTCAAAATGTCGAGGATCTAACCAAAGAAATCGACGCAAGGAACAATAGCTTTCGTGAATTTCGTGAGAAGAGGGGCGCAATTTTCGAGGTTCTCAACGCCGCAATGATCCCGGTGCAGTTGTTCGGCAATTTGGCAGCTGGCGGTGCCTCCATGGTCTTCCCGCCGAGTAGCCTTGTCTTTGGGGCCGTCACCTACTTAATGGGTGCTGCGAAGGGGGTGTCTACCTCCTACGATGCGATCCAAGATTTGATGGGTACACTGAAG GACTTCACTATTCGGCTGAAGGCGTATAGCCGTGAGTCCATATCTGATGATCTAAGCAATAAGCTCAGCGACATTCTTGTTACATTGGTCGAGATTCTGGCCCTCTCGACGAAAACCATTCGCCGAGGCCGGCTGCTAAAGTTCACGCGCAATATCCTGCTTGGTAGCAATGATGCCATTCAGGGGGCGATGGGTAAGCTGGACAAGCTCACGCGAGTGGAGGCCGATCTAGTTGGGGCTGAGACGCTGACCGAGTCCAAACGAACTGGTCGGGTTGTGGATGGAATGTCAGCGACGGTCACCTCTACCCATGCCACCGTGGTAGAAACGGGCATGACAGTCAACCAAGTGAATGTGCGCGTCAATGAGGTGCAGGAGATGCTTGGCACCTTGCTGGTTTCGGTCAAGGAGAACAAGCAGGAAAGCACTGAGGATCGTGAGAAGGCACTGCAAGAACATGTCAGCAAGATTCTCCGGCCATCAAAGACTGATTATGCTCAGGACTGGTATGATAAGATCAATAAGGCTCGTATACCGGGAACCGGAGATTGGGTTAGAGATGAGCGTATCTTCAACGAGTGGCATGACAAGCATATGCCAGTTATGTTTATATCAGGCAATCCTGGAGCTGGAAAGTCATACATCGTGGCCAATATGATCAACCGTCTTCACGAATTGCATCCTCAGGGCGTTCAAAACACGTCGCTTACGTCTGTaggatttttctttttcaaggaCGACAATCCGGGCACGAGGTCATTCCACCAGGCTCTGCGAGACCTCGCCTTGCAAATCAGCAAAAACGATCCTGTGTATTTGAAACACCTCGCCACTATTGCAAATTACGAGGTGATTAGCACACTCGAGAGCGCATGGAGACTCCTCTTTCTCGATTACTTCGTCAAAAAGCCCAACGCCGACAGCGATGTGTATATACTGTTAGATGGCGTGGATGAAGCATTCGATGAAGAGCGGAGGACATTCTTTAGTTTGGCAAAAGACCTATACGACTCTGCTGAGAAGTCACACCTGCAGCTTGCTGTTATTGGTCGACCTCACATAAGCGACCAGTTGCTGGAAGGTCTAGAGCTGGAGGTACCAACAATTCATGTCACGACGCAAAAGAACTCTAGAGATATAAACCAGTACATCCATGCCAGCATCAAGAAGTCGGTGGTTCTCCGAAGAGTGTCAGCAAAATTACGTCAGGAGATCGTCGAAAAGCTATCGGCGAGAGCAGAGGGCATGTTCCTCTGGGTGAACCTCATGCTACAAGAGCTGGTCAAGAAACGAAACGAGTCAAGTATGCGGAAGGCGCTGGACCAAGCGCCCAAGGGTCTCAAAGAAATGCTCCGCCACGTTCTCCTGAGCTTTTCTACTAGCTCTAatgaggaggagcttgagTTTCTTAATGAGATATTGCTTTGGGTTACGTGTTCGAGGCAGCCCTTGACTTTAGCCGAGGTTGAGTCCATACTCAAGCTGAAATCACCAGAAGGGGATGGTATGATCTATCCAGAAGGAGCATTGCGGCGCCAATTTGCCTCCTTCTTCAGCCTGAACCGAGAGGATGGACTCACCACAGCGGAATTGCAAATCATGTCCACTAACAGGAACGGTTTGGATGAATCTGAcgaggaaggtgaaggtAGAAATGCTGATGAGGACGCctttgaggatgttgagaacTTTACGGATTTTGATTCTCACAAAGAGACAACGACAGTCACTTTCTGCCACGCATCCATTGGCGATTTCTTCCGTGATCAGACGGAAGGGAAGGTTTCCGATGAGGAAAGCCATGTCCCTGTGGGTGTCGATTATCTGCATGCAAAGGCGCACGTACTCAAGACCTTCCTGAGAATCTTTACGGATAAGGAGTTCACAAAAAAGGCGGACGATGGTGAGCATATGCTCCGTCATGCAGCCGAAAATTGGGTTCATCATCTCCTTACCACGCATGCGTCCGACTGTTCTCTTGAGGATAGACGCGATATTGCTAAAATGCTGCTGGTGGCGCTTACATCCGAGGAATCGATCACTGGGTGGATAGGCTATCGGGGCTGGGTGTCGACGGAGGCGAATATTCGAGCCATCCGACAGTGgtgggaagatgaagaagttCTGGAGTCCCTAACGCCGGATGAACAGGAGTTCATCTCCTCGACCAAGGAAGATCCCATCACCACATTAAAGCCAATTGTCATGTTGTGCACGAAGAAATATGTCGCAGATGATATGTGGTTGGCTGCtcctgttgctgctgtggtGTGGAGCTACCAGAGTCTTATGAAAGGTAAAGAGGTCAACTTCATCGAAATGTTTGACCCAACGGCGGAGGAAAtcattgctgctgctgagtTTGGAGATTTTGAAAAGAATGCGCTTTGGTATCGCAGGTGTGCCATCGTCCTGCGCCaattagaatattttgaCCAGGCATTGGATTACTTCTCTAAAGCAGTGGAACTGGCGCCTGACATGTGGTTGTGCAAAGCTGGCATGGCCATCGTATATTcaatgaagaaggaatggcAGAAGGCCATTAACCTTGACGAGGAAGTCGTGCAGACCTTATCGGCACAGATTGAAGCAAATGAAGAAGACTCGGGACTCCGAGCGAGTATCCACACGAGTCTAGAACGCCTTGGCGACTCCTATCAGCAGCTTGGGAATCTAGAAAAGCGATTTGAGGCATATAAGAGGGCACAGGCACTAACCCCCTACTGCAACACGTGTATCAATGTGCTTCTCGAGCATTATGGCACAAAGCACGATCATGAAGCTACCATAGACTTGCTCCAGACCTTAGCCGACACACCGGTTCCGGACGAAGACTTTTCAAGGTTGACACAATCGTTGTGGGACAACCCCGAAGAAGACACGCGTTACTTTGTGCTCGCTGCGGATGCGGCATTGGCTACCGATAACCTCGATTTCATGGTGGAGTCATGGCGTACTGCAGCCCGCGCAGCTAGGAAGGCCTCGAAGACGGTGACAGCCACCCAGCTCGACATGTCCCTTGCTCGAATCTACAGTGAGTTCCTTCATGACCAGGCCAAGGCAGTCAAGCGTTGGGAGAGGATCATGAGTACATACGCCTCGTCGAAGGATGAAACTGTGGTTGGATTCGCAAAGCTGAAGGCCTCCTTTGAATTGGCAAAACAGTTTCTCTGTGACGCGGTTGAGGCAGGAATCGGAACCCCACAGGCGGAAGAAGCCGGAGCgaagctcgagaagcttTGCAAACAGGTTAAGTTAAACGATGAATCTGTGCTTTGGACTGTTTCCAGTATGCGTGCCATTTGCCTAGGTATCTACTACCGCCTGAGCGGGCGTGAAGCGGAAGCTCGGGCTCTCTTCAAACCATCCATCAAACGGGGAATTGCGATTCTGTCTGATGATGATCCTGAGAACGATATGTTGGGATTCTTGGACCTCCTGAATGCCTTAGTGGCGGCTGGCGATGTCAAAAATGTGACCGCAGCGGCGTACCATGAAGTCTTTGGGAAATATAATGTGGACGATCCAGAGGGGGCAACGGACAATGAAAGCCCTGGCGACGAGGACTCCAACTGGCTGACCTGTGATGGACCCTGTCGGAAAGAACTTCCTACGCTTGATGATTCCTACCAGTGCCCCATCTGTCTAGATACCGCATTCTGTCCAAGCTGTGTCAGGCTGCTGGAAGATGGGACGATGGGTATCAGAAAGTGCAATCCCAAACATGTCAAGGACTTCATTTATGTTCCCCCACGACCTAAGAACGTAGCATCAGGAAAGATGCTGGTGGATGGGCAGGAGATAGACTTTGAAGTTTGGAAACAggggttgaagaaggaatggggcATTTAG
- a CDS encoding putative sugar transporter (MFS multidrug transporter) — protein MSFPDQRETHAVHAEDSPSSGDATDSELNAPVDISNELAEKRSERSDGKRELKEKDCYQILGYSWPRWKKWTYLAAVAFVQVSMNFNTSVYPAAVKPLSEAFNISEQHARTGQMAYLVTYSIGCELWAPWSEEFGRWPILQLSMFLINIWQILAALAPNWGSMVVARALVGGISTAGGSVTLGLIADIYESETQQFPLAFIVLSSCIGTSIGGVIGGPIARFLDWQWFFWIQLIFGAVTQVIIFFMPESRSTIIMDKEAKRRRKSGEDPNIYGPNELKVPRISFKEAGKIWMRPFHMLLREPIVLCLSLLSGFSDALIFTFLESFAIVYEQGWGFGTLGQAWAVIPINAAYFIAYFSYFPWFMRDEKLRLRHGDAAIPPERRLKWLLFLAPLEPIGLFGFAWTTFAAGDSRNVHWIASMIFSASVGIANYAIYLSSVDYMVASYGVYSASATGGNAFARDLLAGISAMYATPMYSNIGDEWHVQYASTILACLSCLVVIPIYIFYWKGPQIRANSKFAATLAADRLQNNGRRVSQISAEP, from the exons ATGTCTTTTCCCGACCAACGAGAAACGCACGCTGTCCACGCTGAGGACAGTCCGTCCTCGGGCGATGCCACCGACAGTGAATTGAACGCGCCCGTGGACATTTCCAACGAGCTCGCAGAAAAGCGAAGCGAACGCTCGGATGGAAAGCGGGagctgaaggaaaaggattGCTATCAGATTCTGGGCTACTCATGGCCACGATGGAAGAAATGGACCTATCTCGCCGCAGTCGCGTTTGTGCAAGTGTCGATGAACTTCAACACCTCAGTCTACCCAGCGGCCGTCAAGCCTCTCTCCGAGGCATTCAACATTAGCGAGCAACACGCACGCACCGGGCAAATGGCATATCTAGTGACCTACTCTATTGGGTGCGAGCTGTGGGCGCCGTGGTCGGAGGAGTTCGGTCGCTGGCCCATCCTCCAGCTCTCCATGTTCCTGATCAATATCTGGCAAATTCTAGCAGCCCTTGCTCCCAACTGGGGCTCTATGGTTGTCGCTCGTGCATTGGtt GGTGGTATTTCTACTGCGGGTGGCAGTGTTACTCTCGGTCTTATTGCCGATATCTACGAGTCCGAGACGCAGCAGTTCCCGCTTGCATTTATCGTCTTGTCCTCTTGTATTGGTACCAGTATCGGCGGTGTGATTGGCGGACCTATTGCGCGCT TCCTTGACTGGCAATGGTTCTTCTGGATCCAGCTTATCTTTGGAGCAGTAACCCAGGTCATCATCTTTTTCATGCCCGAGAGTCGTTCCACGATCATCATGGACAAGGAGGCGAAGCGCCGCCGGAAGTCAGGGGAAGACCCGAACATCTACGGACCCAACGAGCTGAAAGTTCCTCGGATCTCCTTCAAGGAAGCTGGCAAGATCTGGATGCGACCATTCCACATGCTGTTGCGCGAGCCCATTGTCCTTTGCCTGTCCCTGCTGTCTGGTTTCTCCGATGCTCtgatcttcaccttcctcgaAAGCTTTGCCATCGTCTACGAGCAGGGATGGGGCTTTGGTACGCTGGGGCAGGCATGGGCGGTGATTCCCATCAACGCTGCCTACTTCATTGCCTACTTCAGCTACTTTCCCTGGTTTATGCGGGATGAGAAGCTACGTCTCCGACACGGTGATGCGGCGATCCCACCCGAGCGTCGCCTCAAGTGGCTGCTCTTCCTTGCACCACTGGAACCCATCGGTTTGTTTGGCTTTGCCTGGACGACCTTCGCTGCAGGCGACTCGCGCAATGTCCATTGGATCGcttcgatgatcttctccgcgTCTGTCGGTATTGCCAACTACGCCATTTACCTCTCGTCCGTTGATTACATGGTCGCTTCCTATGGCGTCTACTCGGCCTCCGCGACGGGTGGTAATGCTTTCGCTCGGGATCTTCTCGCGGGTATCTCAGCCATGTACGCGACGCCCATGTACTCCAATATTGGAGACGAGTGGCATGTTCAATACGCAAGCACTATTCTGGCTTGTCTTTCCTGTCTCGTCGTCATCCCCATCTATATCTTCTATTGGAAGGGACCGCAGATTCGGGCGAACAGCAAGTTCGCTGCCACGCTTGCTGCCGACAGACTCCAGAACAACGGCCGACGTGTGAGCCAGATCAGTGCTGAGCCCTGA